One part of the Nostoc sp. PCC 7120 = FACHB-418 genome encodes these proteins:
- the pstB gene encoding phosphate ABC transporter ATP-binding protein PstB gives MATNTSTLNSTETVLRTENLNVYYGKFLALQNIWLDIPKNKVTAFIGPSGCGKSTLLRCYNRLNDLIESFRAEGKIFYYSKNLYAQDIDPVEVRRRIGMVFQRPNPFPKSIYDNIAFGAKINGYKGNMDELVERSLRKAALWDEVKDKLRQSGASLSGGQQQRLCIARAIAVQPEIILMDEPCSALDPISTLRVEELIHELKEQYTIVIVTHNMQQAARVSDRTAFFNVRPTETGGRIGYLVEYDATESIFNNPKQEDTRDYVSGRFG, from the coding sequence CGGCAAGTTTCTGGCTTTACAAAACATTTGGTTAGATATCCCCAAAAATAAGGTGACAGCCTTTATCGGCCCTTCTGGTTGTGGCAAAAGTACTCTGTTGCGCTGCTACAATCGTCTCAATGACTTGATTGAGTCATTTCGAGCAGAAGGTAAGATTTTCTACTACAGCAAAAACTTGTATGCACAAGACATTGACCCTGTAGAAGTACGTCGTCGGATTGGGATGGTATTTCAAAGACCAAACCCCTTTCCTAAGTCAATTTACGACAACATTGCCTTTGGAGCTAAAATCAACGGCTACAAAGGTAATATGGATGAGTTGGTTGAACGAAGCTTACGTAAAGCAGCGTTGTGGGATGAAGTTAAAGATAAACTGCGTCAAAGTGGTGCATCTTTATCTGGTGGACAACAACAAAGGTTATGTATCGCGCGAGCGATCGCTGTTCAACCAGAAATTATACTCATGGATGAACCTTGCTCTGCCTTAGATCCCATCTCTACTTTACGTGTAGAAGAACTGATCCACGAACTGAAAGAGCAATACACTATTGTTATCGTCACCCATAATATGCAGCAAGCTGCCCGTGTCTCTGACAGGACAGCGTTTTTCAACGTCCGGCCTACAGAAACAGGTGGTCGTATTGGCTATCTAGTAGAATACGATGCCACAGAATCAATTTTCAATAATCCCAAGCAGGAAGATACCAGAGACTACGTTAGCGGCAGATTCGGTTAA